The Chryseobacterium sp. G0186 genome includes the window TTCCAATTAATGCTTTGCGTGTTATTTTCAATATTATTTCTATAATCAGTAATGAACAATTTCGTCCGCAAGACCGACCTAAACAATTATCGCTTTTTGATGAAGAGTTTGAGACGGACAACAATATTTTTGCGTCCATTAGAATCAGAAACAGTAAAATTTCACCAAGTGGTTCAACACAACAAGTCGTTGATGCATATGAGTTTCTTGCACGATTCAAAATGGGTTGGTATAAATCTTTGAACTCAAAAGGAAAAGAAATTAAAACTTTCGGTGGATTGATTTCTACACCCAGTTATGACAAACGTGGTTATACTACATTTTTAGTCAGCAGTTATTGGCTTAAGAAACTGTTGGTCATTCCTGAATACAACTACATTTTATATAATTTGGTCTACAACGTAAGAAACAACAAACATATTATTTTCGCCATCTGGCTTTCAAAAATACCTGAAAGTGGAACAGTTCTAAAGTTATCGACTTTGAACAAAAAATTTGGACTTAACTATAAAACAGCCAATGATTTCTGTTTTAAGTTTCTAAAGCTTGCAAGAATTAGCTTGGATATACACAATAGTTTATCTTTCAACTACCAATACAAAGGGGATTCTATCTTTATATTTCCTTACAAAGCTAAAATTACTTCAGATGTTTTGATGTCCGAAGACTTACAAAAAACACCTGAAATCACTAAAAGGTTAAGCTATTTCCGGAAAAGATTTGGCTTACAGGAAAATGAAATGAAACAATTCTTTCATCAATACAGAAATATTCCCCAGACCCGAATATTGATAGAAAAAGCTTTTAAAAGATTCATCAAAATCTGCAGATTGAAAAAAATACAGTCTGTCATATTTCAAGGGATAGCTTTTTTACAAGAAATTCAGAAGCTGGTTATACAAATATATCAGGAGAGTAGAACCGGAAAATTAATTCCAAATGGTTACCCGATAATATTGTGAATTCGGAATTGCGCTCATTCGGATTTCGGAATTGCGGTAGCTGGAGTTAAAGAAATCTTAAAAAATGATAGCTTCAGTCATTGTTTTCGGAATTGCGCTCATTTCATTTTTTCTAATAGAGTTAAAATTATTGGTTATCATTAAAATCGCGAATAATTGAGAGAATCTATAAACAATTAAAAAAGGCATTTCGGAATTGCACTCATTCCAAAATCTGGTTTTTTTCGGATTTGTGCTCATTTCAGTTTCGGAATTGCACTTATTTTAAATTCGGAATTGCACTCATTCGAAAAATAATGGAAATCCTTTGTGGTAATACGATATGGCGATTTACTAAAAGTATATTAAAAGTAGATAAAAGTTTTTTTTTATCTAAAAGGAAAATGAAGATGAAAAATTTGCTTTAAAAAGAAAAAAAATGAATTGCGAAGAAATTAAACAAAAAATAGGAATCAGAACTGTTCTGGAATCGTTCAACTTATTTCCGTCCAAAGAAAACCGAAGAACGGCTTTTTACTTTGCAATTGACAGAGAGGAGAGGACACCCAGTTTATCTGTTGATTTTGTGAAAAATAGAGCATTTGATTTCGGGACTGGCAAAAGCTATGATGTGATTTCAATTGTGCAGCAAATTAATCAATGTTCTGTTTCTGATGCTTTGAAATACTTGGCAAGGTTTGGCTTTTCTGTCCAGAATGATATTCAGAAAGTTGATTCTAATCAAGAATTGGAATACGAAATCTTAAAAACGAGTGAAATTAGGCACTTTGCATTAGTTCAGTATTTAACATCACGAAGAGTTTATGAGCAAAAGGATTTGGTCAGAGAGATTCATTACAAAATGAATGGAAAAAAGTATTTTGGAATAGGCTTTTTAAATGACTCTGGTGGTTTCGAAATACGAAACAAATATTCTAAAATCTGTTTGAGTAAGAAAGATGTTACATTAATAAAAACTCAAAATAATAACTTTGATGAAATTGCAATCTTTGAAGGCTTTTTCGATTACCTTACTTACAGAAATATGGAAAAAGAACAAAGCTCAGATTATCTGATTCTCAATTCTACATCAATGCTTTTTAAAGTTGAAAACGAATTGAAGAAGTATAATAAAATCTCACTGTTTTTAGATAATGACTCCAATGGAAAATCTGTCAAGTCTAAAATTGAAAAACGATACAAAAATGTAGAAGACTGTTCCGTGATTTATGAGTCGTATAATGATTTGAACGAGTGGTACTGCAACATTTAGAGGGTGTTTTTTATTTAAATATTACGAGAAAAAATGATGGAGAAATAAAATTATTTCAAATATTACTGAAAATGAATTCGCATCTTTTGTCGATATTTTCCTTAGGAACTTCAATAACTTTATAACCAAATTTTGTATAAGTCTGTTTCATTAAATCAAAAGTATATACTGCCTCTTTCCAAGTTTGTTTTCTTTCATTATCTGTTTCGTAGATGTCTAACCAAGGTGGCAGGATAAATACTTTTTGATTATATGGATTTGAGCGTACAACAGCCACTATCTCATCGGATACAGGAATATTCTCCATTTCCATATAACAGATTGCACCCAAAATTCCTCTATCAAAGAAAACTGTTTTATCCAAAACTTCGCTTGTTACTTTTTGATAAGTTTTTAAAGAAGCCTCAAACATCAACTCCGCATATAAAATTTTATTCTTCCACGGCAGTCCTTCACCATTAATCTGCATCTGTTGTTTAATAATTTGGCGGGCATCTTCAGGAATGACACGTTTTCCCTTAATTTCAAGTGCATTTAGTAAAGTTGTCTTTCCAGCTCCAGGTCCGCCGGTAATAACAAATAGATGTTGGGATTTATTTTTGAGCATAGATTTTTATTTTGGTATTCAAAAACAAATCCCAACTGAAAAGCTGGGATTTATTTTTTATCAATTATTATTTCTTAGATTCTTCAACAGAGATTTTTCTAAAGTCTTTAAATAATTTACTTAGTTCCAAAGCAGATTTTCTTGCTCTAGTTCCAGCTGCTTTGTTTCCTTTTTCAACTTGTTGGTTTGCTTCTGTAGTGAACGCCTCAAATTCTGCGTTGATTTTTTCGATAAGTTCTTTCATAATGTATGTTTATATATTTAATAAGACCGCAAATATAAATTTTTATTCCTTTTTATAAGCACTTTTAAGCCTATTTGCAAATTTTTTATAGAATGATAAATCATCAAACTATTTGAATTTCATTTTACAAAAGTCAGAATGTGAAAAACGATTTTTTTCTAATGGATTTTCCTTTGTTTTTCGTTGACAAAAACTTCATTGAACCAATTCATAACTGTGGTTTGTGCTTTTTACTATTGCAAATGTAGGATAGCATCATTCACTCAAAAAAATCTTTTTGGGTTTCTACAAAAATTCTTTCCACTTCATTCCAATAATTTTTCCAGACACTCCTAAATCCTTCGGACAAAAAGATTTCAAGCCCGATTCACCACTGTAATCCATTACGGGAAGTGAATCGGGTTTTGTGTGCCTGATGCTTTCCTATAATCATAGGCAAAGAAAAAGCCGGAACCTCAGTTATACTAATCAATTCAACTCAAGACGCTCTTTGACATCAACGAAAAAACAAATAGAAAAACAACAAAATATACTGTTTTTCAAAACTTAAATATAAAAAAGAGAGCCGAGTGTCCTCGATACCAAATCAAATCACTCAAGATTTTAATCATTAATAAAATAAATAATTATCAACGAAATCATTAACAAAATAAATCGAAACATTATGAACACAATTATCGGTAGAGTTACCAAAAACGCAGAAATCAACATCTTAAAAAACGACAAGCAAGTTGTGAATTTTTCAATAGCCATCAATGACAGCTACAAAAATAGACAAGGAGAAAAGGTGGAGCAGACCACTTATTATAATTGCGCATATTGGCAAAGTCCTAATGTCGCAAAATCTTTAACTAAGGGAACTTTGGTTGAACTATCAGGCAGAACGAGTTCAAATGCGTGGATAGGTAAGGATGGAGAGATAAGGTCTGGATTAAACTTCCATACTTCAAATATAAAGTTTCACGGAGGAGGAAAACGAGAAGATGTACAAAACTTTGTGACAGAAAAAGCGCAAGACAAAAAAACATTTGCGGAAGATACAGACGACGATCTACCATTCTAA containing:
- a CDS encoding AAA family ATPase; translation: MLKNKSQHLFVITGGPGAGKTTLLNALEIKGKRVIPEDARQIIKQQMQINGEGLPWKNKILYAELMFEASLKTYQKVTSEVLDKTVFFDRGILGAICYMEMENIPVSDEIVAVVRSNPYNQKVFILPPWLDIYETDNERKQTWKEAVYTFDLMKQTYTKFGYKVIEVPKENIDKRCEFIFSNI
- a CDS encoding histone H1 → MKELIEKINAEFEAFTTEANQQVEKGNKAAGTRARKSALELSKLFKDFRKISVEESKK
- a CDS encoding single-stranded DNA-binding protein is translated as MNTIIGRVTKNAEINILKNDKQVVNFSIAINDSYKNRQGEKVEQTTYYNCAYWQSPNVAKSLTKGTLVELSGRTSSNAWIGKDGEIRSGLNFHTSNIKFHGGGKREDVQNFVTEKAQDKKTFAEDTDDDLPF
- a CDS encoding toprim domain-containing protein, yielding MNCEEIKQKIGIRTVLESFNLFPSKENRRTAFYFAIDREERTPSLSVDFVKNRAFDFGTGKSYDVISIVQQINQCSVSDALKYLARFGFSVQNDIQKVDSNQELEYEILKTSEIRHFALVQYLTSRRVYEQKDLVREIHYKMNGKKYFGIGFLNDSGGFEIRNKYSKICLSKKDVTLIKTQNNNFDEIAIFEGFFDYLTYRNMEKEQSSDYLILNSTSMLFKVENELKKYNKISLFLDNDSNGKSVKSKIEKRYKNVEDCSVIYESYNDLNEWYCNI